CGTCTCGATCGCGCCGCCGGCATCCGCGACGGCTCCCGCGACCTCGCCGTCGGCCGGGACGATCCAGCGGCCCTCGACCACCGCCTTCGGCGCGCCGGTCCGCACCGTGCCGGGTTTTGCCCTGCCGCCCAGCAGCAGCCCGAGGGCCGTCACGATCATGGTCTTCCCTGCGCCCGTCTCACCGGTGATCGCCGTGAAGCCTTCTCCGAGGGGAAGCTCGGCGTGGTCGATGACGCCGAGACCGCGGATCTCGATATCGCCGATCACTGCGGCACCGGTCCTCTCCATCCGGAGGTGGGCAGACGGAACTTCTCGACGAGCCGCCGCGAGAACGGCGCGTCGTGCAGCCGCGCGAGCGTCACGGGCTGCGACGACGTCGTCGCCTCGATGCGAGCCCCCGGCGGCAGATCGACCTGGCGGCGACCGTCGCACCACATGACGCCCGCGGCGCCGGTTCGCGGCACGATCTCCACCGCGAGGGTGGATGCCGTGCTGACGATGACGGGTTTGGAGAACAGCGCGTGGGCGCTGATCGGCACCATGAGCATGGCCTCGACCTCGGGCCACACGACCGGTCCCCCGGCCGAGAACGAGTAGGCGGTCGACCCGGTCGGCGTCGAGAAGATGACGCCGTCGCAGCCGAAGCTCGAAAGCGGCTGCCCGTCGACCTCGACGACGACCTCGAGCATCTTCGCCCGGTTGACCTTCTCGATCGACGCGTCGTTGAGGGCCCACTCCCGCGCGATGACGTCGCCGGCGGCGTTGGTGATCGTAAGGTCGAGGGTCATGCGCTGCTCCACGACGTAGTCGCGATCGAGCACGCGCTTCACGGCGTATGGCAGCGAGTCTCGCTCGCTCTCGGCGAGGAAGCCGACGTGGCCGAGGTTGACGCCAAGGATCGGGATGCCCGTCTCGCGAAGGATCTCGGCGGCGCGCAGGATCGTGCCGTCTCCCCCGAGCACGATGCACAGCTCGACCTCGGAGTGGTCTGCGCGGCCATGGAGGCGGTCGCAGCCGTTGCGAAGCCGGCCCGGCTCGATGCTCGTCAGCGCGTCGGCGACCGCCGGTTCGAGCACGGGCGTCACACCGTGGTCGAGGAGCACCTCGACGGTGCGGAACCCGGCCTCGACCGCGTCGGCCCGGCCGGTGTGCGCGACGACGAGGATGCGCCGGCGAGTCGCGCGGTTCGCGTCGCTCATGTCGGCTCTCCCCTCGTGGTGTCCCCGGTGACCTCGCGGATGCGGTCGGTCCATTGTGTCGGATGCTCACCCCGAGCGGCGAAGTGCGCCAGGAATTCGCGATTCCCGTGCGTGCCGGCAATGGGCGAGGCCATGATGCCGAGCGTACCGAGATTCGCCTCGAAGGCCTGCTGCACAACGCCCGACACCGCCCCGCCCACGAGCCGCTGATCGGCCACGATCCCGTCGCGGACGCCCTGCCTGCCGACCTCGAACTGCGGCTTGATAAGCACGACGAAGTCGGCGTCCTCCCCGGCCGTACGGCGCAGGGGTCCGAGCACGTGGCGGAGCGAGATGAACGAGAGGTCGGCCACGACGAGGTCGAGCTCCCCGGCACGCGGGGTGCGGGGACCGGCGCCGTCGTCGGCTTCGGCCTCCTGGCTTTCGCTGCCTGAACCCCGCAGCATCCCGTCGAGCCCGTCACGGGTGAGGTCGCGCGCGTTGACGCCCTCGAGCAGCGTCAAGTCGGGGTGCCCGGCGAGGGGCTCCGCGAGCTGGCCGTGCCCGACATCGAGGGCGATGACGTGTCGTGCGCCTCGTTCGAGCAGCACCTGCGTGAAACCGCCGGTCGAGGCACCGACATCGAGGGAGGCGCGACCGCGCGGGTCGATGCCGAACTCGTCGAGCGCGGCGACCAGCTTCAGGGCCGCCCGCGACACGTAGCGATGCTCGGGATGCTCGGCGCGCACCTCGATCGTGTCACCCTCGGTCACGCGCAGGGAGGGCTTGGTCGCCACGGCGCCGTTGACGGTGACCGCTCCGAGCTCGATCAGCCTGGCGGCGTGGGTGCGGCTCCTGGCGAGCCCTCGGCCGGCGAGGGCCTGGTCGAGGCGAGACGCCCCGGTCGTGTCGCCCGGCACGTCACGAGGTCTCGTCGAGCGCGCGCGTCAGCTGCTCGTGCAGACGGCTGTAGCGTTCAGCGCGTTCCTGCAGCGGGGCGGCCTCGATCTCGGCAAGGTGTTCGCCGACGTCGGCGAACCGGTCACCGGGCTCGGCGCCGGTCGGATCGTCGCCGGTCTGCTCAGCCCCGGTCCGCTCGGCGCCGGTCTGATGCCGCGCATCCGGCTCGCGCTCGTCGATCATGCCCTCGTCGCTCATATCCAGCCGCCCTCCGGCTCCGTATACAGGCGCTCCGGCACGCGCAGCGCGTAGATGAGCTTCTCCGAGGCCGCGATCGCCGCGCAGGCGGCGCGCAGCAGGTCGAGGTTCGACCGGCTGGGGGCGTCGATGCGCACGTCGATGCCGTCGACCGTCACCTGCGCCTTGCCGACGCGTGCGGTCGCCCGCTCGGGCCGAGCATCGATCTCGATGTTCGGGTATGGCTGCTCGAGGCCCCGCAGGTCGCCGATGATGTAGTCGGCGCGGTCGCCGGGCGGCGCGGCGATCAGCTGCTTGGCCCGGTCGATCCCGGTAAGGACGAGCACGCTGCGCATTCCGGCCTTCGCCGCCCCGCGGATATCGGTGTCGAGCCGGTCTCCCACGAAGATCGGGGCCGTGGCTCCGAACCGGCGGACGGCCTCGGCAAAGATCGGCGTCTCCGGCTTGCCGGCAACCAGGGGCAGCTTCTGCACTGCGGTGTGGACGGCCGAGACGAGCGTGCCATTGCCGGGCGCAACCCCCCGTTCCACCGGGATCGTCCAGTCCTGGTTCGTCGCGATCCAGGGGATGTCGCGGGCGAGCGCGAACGCCGCCTCCGCCAGGTGCTCCCAGCCGACGTGCCGGGCGAAGCCCTGCATGACCGCGTCCGGAGCGTCATCGGCCGACCTCGTGATGCGGTACCCCGCGCGCTCGAGCTCGCGCTCGATCCCCTCGCCGCCGACGACCAGCACGAGGGCGCCGGGGGCGACGTGCTCGCGCAGCATTGTCGTAGCTGCCTGCGGGCTCGTCACGACACTGCGCGGCTCGGCGTCGAGGCCGAAGCCGCGCAACTGCTCGGCGACCGCCTCGTCGGTACGGGCGGCGTTGTTCGTGATGTATCCGACGTCGAGGCCGCGTGCCCGGATGCCGCGGAGGCTCTCGACCGCGTGCGGAATCGCGTTTCGCCCCCGGTACACGACCCCGTCGAGGTCGGCGAGCACCAGGTCGGCGCCCTCGATGGGCGACGGGCCCATGCCCGTGCCCCGAGTGAAGAGCCCCATAAGACGTCCTCTCGTCGTTTGGTTGGTGGTGGACCCGAGCGTGCCACGGCGTCACCGACGTCCTCGGCCACGCAGGGCCCGCCGGCACTACAGATCGAAGAGCGTTGGGCCCTCCTCCTTGGCACGGGGCTCCGGCTCGGACTCCGGCTCGGGTTCAGGCCCCGGCTCGGACTCCGGCTCGGGTTCAGGCCCCGA
This sequence is a window from Pseudoclavibacter endophyticus. Protein-coding genes within it:
- a CDS encoding TlyA family RNA methyltransferase — protein: MPGDTTGASRLDQALAGRGLARSRTHAARLIELGAVTVNGAVATKPSLRVTEGDTIEVRAEHPEHRYVSRAALKLVAALDEFGIDPRGRASLDVGASTGGFTQVLLERGARHVIALDVGHGQLAEPLAGHPDLTLLEGVNARDLTRDGLDGMLRGSGSESQEAEADDGAGPRTPRAGELDLVVADLSFISLRHVLGPLRRTAGEDADFVVLIKPQFEVGRQGVRDGIVADQRLVGGAVSGVVQQAFEANLGTLGIMASPIAGTHGNREFLAHFAARGEHPTQWTDRIREVTGDTTRGEPT
- a CDS encoding NAD kinase, whose product is MSDANRATRRRILVVAHTGRADAVEAGFRTVEVLLDHGVTPVLEPAVADALTSIEPGRLRNGCDRLHGRADHSEVELCIVLGGDGTILRAAEILRETGIPILGVNLGHVGFLAESERDSLPYAVKRVLDRDYVVEQRMTLDLTITNAAGDVIAREWALNDASIEKVNRAKMLEVVVEVDGQPLSSFGCDGVIFSTPTGSTAYSFSAGGPVVWPEVEAMLMVPISAHALFSKPVIVSTASTLAVEIVPRTGAAGVMWCDGRRQVDLPPGARIEATTSSQPVTLARLHDAPFSRRLVEKFRLPTSGWRGPVPQ
- a CDS encoding HAD-IIA family hydrolase, whose translation is MGLFTRGTGMGPSPIEGADLVLADLDGVVYRGRNAIPHAVESLRGIRARGLDVGYITNNAARTDEAVAEQLRGFGLDAEPRSVVTSPQAATTMLREHVAPGALVLVVGGEGIERELERAGYRITRSADDAPDAVMQGFARHVGWEHLAEAAFALARDIPWIATNQDWTIPVERGVAPGNGTLVSAVHTAVQKLPLVAGKPETPIFAEAVRRFGATAPIFVGDRLDTDIRGAAKAGMRSVLVLTGIDRAKQLIAAPPGDRADYIIGDLRGLEQPYPNIEIDARPERATARVGKAQVTVDGIDVRIDAPSRSNLDLLRAACAAIAASEKLIYALRVPERLYTEPEGGWI